In the Corythoichthys intestinalis isolate RoL2023-P3 chromosome 12, ASM3026506v1, whole genome shotgun sequence genome, one interval contains:
- the LOC130927562 gene encoding small ubiquitin-related modifier 3-like isoform X2: protein MSEEKPKEGVKTENDHINLKVAGQDGSVVQFKIKRHTALSKLMKAYCERQGLSIRQIRFRFDGQPINENDTPSQLEMEDEDTIDVFQQQTGGDFS, encoded by the exons ATGTCGGAAGAAAAGCCAAAG GAAGGAGTAAAGACTGAGAACGACCACATTAACCTGAAAGTGGCCGGTCAAGACGGCTCGGTGGTACAGTTTAAAATCAAGAGGCACACTGCTCTCAGCAAACTCATGAAAGCATACTGTGAACGACAG GGACTGTCGATTCGTCAAATAAGGTTTAGGTTTGATGGACAGCCCATAAATGAGAATGACACACCTTCACAG TTGGAAATGGAGGATGAAGACACTATCGACGTGTTCCAGCAACAGACGGGAGGAGACTTTTCTTAA
- the LOC130927562 gene encoding small ubiquitin-related modifier 3-like isoform X1, producing the protein MSEEKPKEGVKTENDHINLKVAGQDGSVVQFKIKRHTALSKLMKAYCERQVRQTISSCVAILSCSHLKRISVFLQGLSIRQIRFRFDGQPINENDTPSQLEMEDEDTIDVFQQQTGGDFS; encoded by the exons ATGTCGGAAGAAAAGCCAAAG GAAGGAGTAAAGACTGAGAACGACCACATTAACCTGAAAGTGGCCGGTCAAGACGGCTCGGTGGTACAGTTTAAAATCAAGAGGCACACTGCTCTCAGCAAACTCATGAAAGCATACTGTGAACGACAGGTACGTCAAACCATCTCGTCTTGTGTTGCAATTCTGTCATGCTCACATTTGAAAAGAATTTCTGTCTTTTTACAGGGACTGTCGATTCGTCAAATAAGGTTTAGGTTTGATGGACAGCCCATAAATGAGAATGACACACCTTCACAG TTGGAAATGGAGGATGAAGACACTATCGACGTGTTCCAGCAACAGACGGGAGGAGACTTTTCTTAA